The genome window AAATGTCATACCATGGCCATTCAGTTGCCATAAACGAGTCATCATCAGGAGAGTTGGCATCAAATACGTTTTTAACCGTTAATGACACATTGGTGTCGCCATCATTCATGCGATAAGCAAGCACCAGGTTTGCCGTCACATAAGGATCTAAACGTTTTTGCGACTGCTTAGCTTCACCAACACTGCGAGCATCTTCACCTTGGTAGTAACCGTCGGTAACCAGATACTCTCTGTCGTCAGTAATTTCATAATTCAGTGGGTCACCATATTTATCAAAGAAAATAATGTCGCCGTTATCATCTTTTTTCAGTTGAATTCGGTGCGGTGCTAAACCACTCATATAACGACCGGATAACGTTGCTGAAAAGCTATCAAAGATGTAAGTCATTGAAGCGGTGATCACATCTTGTGGCTCACGGTTGTTAATGTTGTCACTAAAACCAAATGGCATTTCATCATCGCCTTCAATGGCATCATATTCGGTAGTTAAAATGCCGGTATGATTGGCCGAAAGATTTAACGCCCCCCAAGAATCTAATTGCCAGAAATAATCAACACTGGAATCGATACCGGTTTGACGATAAGACGCTAGATTAAATGCGGTAGTATTAACCGTTTCTAAACCACCTTGTGAAAAAAGGTCATCTGGGTTTTGAATCGGTTCACGAATGACTAAACCAGGCTTTTCATCGGTACCACTTACTACATCACAACCAAAAATTGGCGCAGAATCTGACGTGCCGTAACGACAATGAAAGTCTTCGAGTAAAATTGAAGAAATATTACCGCGCTGTACCTGATTTCTGATTTCTACATCGTAGTAATCAAAACTTAAGGTAAGCTCAGGCATTGGCGAGTAAACAAATCCTAAGCCAATTGATGTGCCTTCTTCGTTTTTTAGCTCTTTGTTGGGTAATTGCTCAGCATTAAATTGCGTTCCCATACAAGCACTGTAGTATTTTTCATCTTGAATAAACTCGTGCGGGGTAATTGAGCCGGCAAAGCTATTTTCATAACACGATACATAATCAGTGCCGTATGAAAATGCGCGTGAACGAGTAAATATGGCTTGCATATCCGGCGCTTTAAATGAGCGTGAATAGCTTGCCCTAAATAGCCATTCGTCATTTGGTCTAAATTCTACGTTATAGGCAGGAGTAAAATCGCCTGAATTTGCCGTTGAGCCATTATCGTATTGATCATAACGCAGTGCTACACCAACATTTATGCTCTCGGCTATTGGAAATTTAGTTTCAATACCAGTAGATGAACGAGAGCGCTCTCCAAAACCGGCAAATCCGGCTAAGCCCCACCAACCTTCTCCTTCAGGCTCAGTCATTAAGTCATCAGGTACGTATTCAAATGTTTCATTAACGTATTCAGCAACAAACGCATACTGAGCAGGTCCCGCTGGCATTTCAAATAAATCACCACTTACTACGGCACTTACAGTTTGCGCTTCGGTTTTATTGTTTGAGGTTGTTGTGCCGACTAAACGGCGCACTTCATCGGCATTCAGTGGCTCGTAGATATCATGGCTGCCTGTGCCGTCATAAACTTTAACGCCAAGCTGGTCTTTTAAATATTCACCAAAAAACATTTCTTCGGTTTCTTGATAACGTAATGCCCGTTGATCGTTTTCAAGTTCATAACGAGAATCGGTAAAATACACTTCCCAGGCATGTTCGCCAATGTAACCTTTAGCGCCCAAGGTGATACTTAGTGATTGTTCGTCAAAATGATAACCGGTATCGCCTATTTCTTCTGATGGTAAAATGCGGCCCATAGTGTACCAATCAGGCATAACTAAGAATTGACCATCAGCATCTTTAACTTTTAATTGATTCTCACCAGTTTCTAATTCGATTGTGCCGCCGTTAACAGCAATATAACCATGATCGGTTGTGGATGTGTTTTGCGTGTATAGCAAGTCCATAAAACCGGTAATATCATCACCTAGATCATAATTTCCCGACGCCATAAACGAGAACTTTTCCGACTCAGGGCGAAGCGTTCGATATTTTGCGCTGTCAAATCCACAGTAATTCCCCCATGAACCACTGGTTTGCCCTGCGGCAATGGCTTGTGGTAATTGTTTACGGTCTTCATAGCTGGTCCAAGGCAACTCGTTACAACCATTTTCGCCTGGATCTAAATAAGTTGGCTCATCAGTTGGGTTTAGCAAATAGTCATAGGCGGCCCAATTATCAATAAGGACCGCACCGCGGGCCATAACCGGATCACCAAAAGGGAAATCATAGGCCGAATCGATATCATCTATATCGCCGCCCTTTATAAACCCGACATCTTGATACTCAGCAACCAGAGTTAAGTTTCCTTTATCAAAATCTATTCCGTGGGTAAGCTGCACACGAGTTGTGCCTTTGCCATGCTCCTCACCAGTACCATAGGTTAGCGCAACATCAGTCCCATCCAGGTCTTTTTTCAAGATAACATTAATAACCCCGGAAACAGCATCTGAACCATATATGGCAGATGCACCTGTGGTTAACACCTCAACGCGTTCAATAGCCGCAGCGGGAATGGTTCCAATATTTACCACGGAAGAATTCGATTGATAAGCTGCTGGGTAATTGGCTAAACGGCGGCCGTTGATCAGTGTCAAAGTGTATTGAGGGCCAAAACCTCGCAAATTCACGACATTGGCATTGGGGGTAAAGCCACTGGCTCCTACTTCAGCGGTATCAACTGTGCCGGTGTTTTGTGATAAATCTTGTAGAGCATCGAATAATGTCAATTGCCCCTTTTTTAGCATATCTTCACTGGTAATAACGGTAACTGGGCTTGGACCTTCAAATGAGGTTTGGCTAATACGAGAGCCGGTTACTTGAAAAACTTCGATCTCTTCATCTTCTTCGCTTTCTTCTTGCAAAGTCTGCTCTTGCGTAACTTCGACACTTTCATCTTGAAAAGCATAAGCACTCACTGGCATAGCCAATGCAGAGACGAATAACGAGTAACGTATGCTTTGCGCTAGGGTATTCATTGGTACATTCATTTCGACTACCTGAACTGATAATAATTATTTTAGTTATATGTGCCGATTGACTTAGAAAAAAATCGGCGAATTTTTATATCATGGTAGGATGTTTACTAGACGTGAAAAAATGTTAAAAAGAGGGTCAGAGTCAAGTTAACTAAATGAATTAACTTGACTCTGACCCTCTTTGATAATTTAATTGTTTCTTATTTCGTTTACTTAGGCAAAATAACTTTAACTTGTGAAGTAGCGCTGACTTTACCTGCGTTATCGACCCAAACATCAAGGATAACGGTATCTTCGACTGTGATGATTTCACTGACTTTGCCATGGAACGCTAACTTGTCACCTGTACAGTTAAAAGACAGCATTCTAAGTGGGCCAATTTTACGGATGAAGGTTTTTAAACCGCCCCATTCGCGCGCCAAACGTTCAATCATGCCATACAAGAAAAAGGTATTGGCATAAGCATCTTTTGCCCCTGTTGCTTGTGCCATGGATTGGTCATGATGAATTAACGATAAGTCGCGATTCGCCGCAGCTTCCATCACCAAACGTTGCAAGGTGATATCAATATAAATTGGTGATAACTCATCGCCAACTTTGATGTCTTGCATTGTTTTTTGCAAAGACCAGTCAACGGTTTGATTTATATTTTTATCAGTCATTAACCTTCTCCTTTGCTTACCGGGTTAAAACGGAAAATATCTAAAATACCAACGGCTACTATTTCATCATTTTGGTTGGTATAAGTATCTTTTTGCTTAAAGAAAGCTCCTTTACCAACGCGCAGCTCTTTTTCAACTAATGAGACTAGCTCATGAGTAATTGTTACAACATCACCATGGTATAACGGCTTGAAGAACTCCATTTCCATAGAGGTTGCAAAACTTAATGAAAACGGTGCTGGTACATCAAAAATGACAGGAATTGGAATTTGAATAGGCGCATCGCCAATTTCAAAGCGCTTATCGCCCGCTTGCCAATGAGTAGGCTGGCCAAATGTCATAGCCATAGCACTTGGTGCTATTTTACCTTCTAAACCAGAGGCAATAGCTGCTTGCTCATCAGTAAATAACGGGCAAGTGAATTCTTTGGGTTCTAACCAGCGGCGTACACTAGAAGCATCCACTGCATCGGCACCTTTAGAAACGCCCACCACCTTACCTACGTAAGATAATGCTTGTTCCCAGGTACCTTGCATGCCCCAGCTTGGTTTATCTGAGGCCATAGGTTATTCCTCAATCAAATGAAATAGCGGAAGTTTAAAATCGCCATTTGCTTTTACATATTCAACTTCAACACGATCACCAATTCTAGCCGTATCAGCACCATCTCCGACAATGTTACTTGCCATACGAATGCCTTCATCTAGATCAATATAGGCAACATGTATCGGCAATTCTTTAGTGAACTCTGATGTTGTACCTAGATAAGTGGTAGTAATTGAATAAATGGTACCTGTACCATTGGCTTCGACCCACCCTATATCTTTCGACCAACACTCTGGACAAACACGTCGTGGATAAAAAATATTGGTATCACAGCTGTTACAGTGCTGAACAAGTAATTTGTCTTCTTGTACCGCATCCCAAAAAGGCTTACTTTCAGGGCTTATTGCTGGTAGTGGTCTTTT of Thalassotalea fonticola contains these proteins:
- a CDS encoding FAS1-like dehydratase domain-containing protein, with the protein product MASDKPSWGMQGTWEQALSYVGKVVGVSKGADAVDASSVRRWLEPKEFTCPLFTDEQAAIASGLEGKIAPSAMAMTFGQPTHWQAGDKRFEIGDAPIQIPIPVIFDVPAPFSLSFATSMEMEFFKPLYHGDVVTITHELVSLVEKELRVGKGAFFKQKDTYTNQNDEIVAVGILDIFRFNPVSKGEG
- a CDS encoding hotdog family protein, with the translated sequence MTDKNINQTVDWSLQKTMQDIKVGDELSPIYIDITLQRLVMEAAANRDLSLIHHDQSMAQATGAKDAYANTFFLYGMIERLAREWGGLKTFIRKIGPLRMLSFNCTGDKLAFHGKVSEIITVEDTVILDVWVDNAGKVSATSQVKVILPK
- a CDS encoding TonB-dependent receptor domain-containing protein encodes the protein MNVPMNTLAQSIRYSLFVSALAMPVSAYAFQDESVEVTQEQTLQEESEEDEEIEVFQVTGSRISQTSFEGPSPVTVITSEDMLKKGQLTLFDALQDLSQNTGTVDTAEVGASGFTPNANVVNLRGFGPQYTLTLINGRRLANYPAAYQSNSSVVNIGTIPAAAIERVEVLTTGASAIYGSDAVSGVINVILKKDLDGTDVALTYGTGEEHGKGTTRVQLTHGIDFDKGNLTLVAEYQDVGFIKGGDIDDIDSAYDFPFGDPVMARGAVLIDNWAAYDYLLNPTDEPTYLDPGENGCNELPWTSYEDRKQLPQAIAAGQTSGSWGNYCGFDSAKYRTLRPESEKFSFMASGNYDLGDDITGFMDLLYTQNTSTTDHGYIAVNGGTIELETGENQLKVKDADGQFLVMPDWYTMGRILPSEEIGDTGYHFDEQSLSITLGAKGYIGEHAWEVYFTDSRYELENDQRALRYQETEEMFFGEYLKDQLGVKVYDGTGSHDIYEPLNADEVRRLVGTTTSNNKTEAQTVSAVVSGDLFEMPAGPAQYAFVAEYVNETFEYVPDDLMTEPEGEGWWGLAGFAGFGERSRSSTGIETKFPIAESINVGVALRYDQYDNGSTANSGDFTPAYNVEFRPNDEWLFRASYSRSFKAPDMQAIFTRSRAFSYGTDYVSCYENSFAGSITPHEFIQDEKYYSACMGTQFNAEQLPNKELKNEEGTSIGLGFVYSPMPELTLSFDYYDVEIRNQVQRGNISSILLEDFHCRYGTSDSAPIFGCDVVSGTDEKPGLVIREPIQNPDDLFSQGGLETVNTTAFNLASYRQTGIDSSVDYFWQLDSWGALNLSANHTGILTTEYDAIEGDDEMPFGFSDNINNREPQDVITASMTYIFDSFSATLSGRYMSGLAPHRIQLKKDDNGDIIFFDKYGDPLNYEITDDREYLVTDGYYQGEDARSVGEAKQSQKRLDPYVTANLVLAYRMNDGDTNVSLTVKNVFDANSPDDDSFMATEWPWYDIYSYSGSALGREFYLNVNHHF
- a CDS encoding Zn-ribbon domain-containing OB-fold protein encodes the protein MSDMKRPLPAISPESKPFWDAVQEDKLLVQHCNSCDTNIFYPRRVCPECWSKDIGWVEANGTGTIYSITTTYLGTTSEFTKELPIHVAYIDLDEGIRMASNIVGDGADTARIGDRVEVEYVKANGDFKLPLFHLIEE